Proteins encoded within one genomic window of Cyprinus carpio isolate SPL01 chromosome A15, ASM1834038v1, whole genome shotgun sequence:
- the LOC109048779 gene encoding geminin coiled-coil domain-containing protein 1-like: MLSCQDLSFAGGQRYDYSTSTSADGSVDVSTATLVSLWDAGPLDNAARQHEPPRRDLLPVSEHGLGHRSTWPDQLSPQLQRNKQLQDTLMQREEELARLQEENNKLKEFLNSSYVKSLEEKTKRLLSNCKVPDGPRHRKRTYDDFRNLSQLLHSGEGKQTCRNLSLEFCSTEELAATPPLDSWILETLGLRDENTVDPEHSFNTPSFRCPLPTEDPYSTTNVDKAVGPKPKDKTRLHHNNIVDSSRNCSLDTSSGYSTSQSLGSDYSTLDPSTLYTITTTGSLVSSPPVTTTAQHFTPPRAASTPFHPQDVSPGPYYNTPSCDSSSPPGGNSQLFSTPRMSRSRTDLAFSMSLSPQNSVKTHSFPQGQAFTRRDAQGGWNFTWVPKQCS; the protein is encoded by the exons ATGCTGTCCTGCCAAGACCTGAGCTTTGCAGGAGGGCAGCGCTACGACTACTCCACCTCGACGTCAGCTGACGGTAGTGTTGACGTTTCCACAGCAACGCTCGTCTCCCTCTGGGACGCCGGTCCCCTGGACAACGCTGCCCGCCAGCACGAGCCGCCGCGGCGGG ATTTACTGCCTGTGTCTGAGCATGGATTGGGTCACCGGTCCACCTGGCCTGACCAACTGTCACCTCAACTTCAACGAAACAAACAG CTCCAAGATACCCTAATGCAAAGAGAAGAAGAGCTGGCCAGACTGCAAGAAGAGAACAACAAGCTCAAAGAGTTTTTAAACTCATCATATGTTAAATCTTTAGAGGAAAAAACAAAG AGACTCCTTTCTAACTGCAAGGTTCCAGATGGTCCAAGACATCGAAAGAGAACTTATGATGATTTCCGGAACCTGAGCCAGTTGCTTCATAGCGGAGAGGGGAAGCAGACCTGCCGCAATCTCTCTTTGGAATTTTGCTCCACTGAAGAGTTGGCGGCCACCCCACCTCTAGACTCATGGATACTAGAAACTCTAGGCCTGCGAGACGAGAACACCGTTGACCCAGAACACAGTTTCAACACCCCTTCTTTCAGATGTCCCCTCCCTACAGAAGATCCTTACAGTACGACAAATGTGGACAAAGCAGTCGGCCCCAAACCTAAAGACAAGACACGATTACATCACAACAACATCGTAGACTCATCCAGAAACTGCAGTCTGGACACTTCCAGTGGCTACAGCACCTCCCAGAGCTTGGGTTCAGATTATTCAACCCTTGACCCCTCAACTCTATACACCATCACAACTACAGGTTCACTGGTCAGCTCTCCACCAGTGACGACCACCGCTCAACACTTCACACCACCACGAGCTGCCTCGACTCCGTTTCATCCCCAGGACGTAAGCCCTGGCCCATACTACAACACACCAAGCTGTGATTCCTCCAGTCCACCAGGGGGCAACAGTCAACTTTTCTCCACACCTCGTATGTCCCGTAGCAGGACAGACTTGGCATTTAGCATGTCACTTAGTCCACAAAACAGTGTGAAGACACACAGTTTCCCTCAAGGGCAAGCTTTCACACGCCGAGACGCACAAGGGGGATGGAACTTCACCTGGGTTCCTAAACAATGTTCTTAG
- the si:dkey-23k10.5 gene encoding GTPase IMAP family member 8 codes for MNPSSSHSFSELRILLLGPKLAEKSSVGNTILGKKEFGLKTLQCMKGNIERAGTKITVVDTPGWWRNLPFEENPELYKQEIILSVTKCPPGPHVLLLVLNVDTPFKENEKDILCGNMKCFGHEVWRHTMVLFTCEDHHTTAQQFIENENLQWLIKKCGNRFHELDTENWGDGSQVTELLKKIQVMVEGNGDRHYEINRETLQQVEEKRREQEKRANERRIRNQQLKDETKTTENKHPFSELRMVLLGYNGSGKSSAGNTILGKSAFDSKRSLTSAVREGNVAGRHITMVNTPGRRRNYHSKYTPRLYKDEIVLSSSHCPPGPHAFLLVIRVDVSFTEVYRKAVEEHVALLGLNIWDHMIVLFTFGDWLQDTSIELFIESEGEALQWIIDKCGNRYHVFNNRNTEDRNQVTELFEKIEEMVANRGSCFIIQHRNLQEVQFKRMEVEKLAKQMKAEVQKRNELRHSTSGDAELFEMRLVLLGPHYSGISSTGNTILGRQVFDRRIEENLSNNGEVAGRKLTVVCTPGFEKDFLIGKRLEDVKRNLLKSVAEQSSGTHAFILVQSVDCSFAEEEKGALKKIMEPFGEGIWNHILVLFTAGDELGETPIELFIASEGDTLQWLIEKCGNRYHVLNTKNWSDGSQVTVLLEKIGEMVAGNGGCPFRLDEGTLDWIERTVAVPIRRSQSMDDPSSFAGKHSFSSGIGSACVSLRSQGAPEESSSEKSSGVESLSSIPEFD; via the exons ATGAATCCAAGCAGTTCACATAGTTTCTCAG AGCTGAGGATTCTCCTTTTGGGTCCAAAACTTGCGGAGAAAAGTTCAGTAGGAAACACTATCCTGGGCAAAAAGGAGTTTGGATTGAAGACTTTGCAATGTATGAAGGGAAACATTGAAAGAGCTGGCACAAAGATCACTGTGGTTGATACTCCAGGCTGGTGGAGAAATTTACCCTTTGAAGAAAACCCTGAACTGTACAAACAGGAAATTATCCTGAGTGTGACAAAATGTCCTCCAGGACCTCATGTGCTGCTGCTGGTCTTAAATGTAGACACACCGTTTAAAGAAAACGAAAAAGACATTCTATGTGGTAACATGAAATGTTTTGGTCATGAAGTGTGGAGGCACACTATGGTGCTGTTCACCTGTGAAGATCATCATACAACCGCTCAACAGTTTATTGAGAATGAAAATCTCCAGTGGCTCATTAAGAAATGTGGGAACAGATTTCATGAGCTTGATACTGAAAACTGGGGCGATGGATCTCAAGTCACGGAACTGCTTAAGAAAATACAGGTGATGGTGGAAGGAAACGGAGACagacattatgaaataaacaGAGAGACTTTGCAGCAGGtggaggagaagaggagagaacAGGAAAAGAGAGCAAACGAAAGAAGGATCAGAAATCAGCAACTGaaagatgagacaaaaacaaccG AAAATAAGCATCCCTTCTCAGAGCTGAGGATGGTGCTCCTGGGTTATAATGGATCTGGGAAGAGTTCAGCAGGAAACACCATCCTGGGCAAATCTGCATTTGATTCCAAAAGATCCCTTACATCTGCAGTACGAGAAGGAAATGTTGCAGGAAGACACATCACTATGGTCAACACTCCAGGCCGAAGAAGAAATTACCACTCAAAATACACCCCCAGACTGTATAAAGATGAGATTGTGTTGAGTTCATCTCACTGTCCTCCAGGACCACATGCCTTTCTGCTTGTCATAAGAGTGGACGTTTCTTTCACTGAAGTGTACAGAAAGGCAGTAGAGGAACATGTTGCTCTTCTTGGTCTCAATATCTGGGACCACATGATTGTTCTCTTTACCTTTGGTGACTGGTTGCAAGACACAAGCATTGAGCTGTTCATTGAGAGTGAAGGAGAAGCTCTTCAGTGGATAATAGACAAATGCGGGAACAGATATCATGTCTTCAACAACAGAAACACAGAAGATCGCAATCAAGTGACAGAGCTGTTTGAAAAGATAGAAGAGATGGTTGCAAACAGAGGAAGCTGTTTTATAATACAGCATCGGAATTTGCAAGAGGTACAGTTCAAAAGGATGGAAGTTGAGAAATTAGCAAAACAGATGAAGGCTGAAgttcaaaaaagaaatgaattgAGACATTCAACATCAG GAGATGCTGAACTTTTTGAAATGAGGTTGGTGTTGCTTGGACCTCACTATTCTGGCATAAGTTCAACAGGGAACACAATTTTGGGAAGGCAAGTATTTGACAGAAGAATCGAAGAGAATCTAAGTAATAATGGGGAAGTGGCCGGGAGGAAGCTCACTGTGGTTTGTACACCAGGTTTTGAGAAAGATTTCCTTATTGGAAAAAGACTTGAGGATGTTAAACGAAACCTTCTGAAAAGTGTAGCAGAACAGTCTTCTGGAACGCATGCTTTCATTTTAGTCCAGAGTGTTGACTGTTCCTTTGCAGAGGAAGAGAAAGGTGCATTAAAGAAAATCATGGAGCCTTTCGGTGAAGGAATCTGGAATCACATATTGGTTCTCTTCACTGCTGGAGATGAACTAGGAGAAACTCCCATAGAGTTATTTATTGCAAGTGAAGGTGACACTCTGCAGTGGCTCATTGAGAAATGTGGGAACAGGTATCATGTTCTCAACACTAAGAACTGGAGTGATGGATCTCAGGTCACAGTTCTCCTGGAGAAGATCGGAGAGATGGTGGCAGGAAATGGAGGATGTCCTTTTAGACTAGATGAAGGTACTTTAGACTGGATTGAAAGAACAGTAGCTGTACCCATTAGAAGATCACAGAGTATGGATGATCCATCAAGTT ttgCTGGAAAACACAGTTTTTCATCAGGGATAGGTTCAGCATGTGTGTCCCTGAGATCCCAAGGAGCACCTGAAGAGTCAAGTTCAGAAAAAAGCTCTGGAGTGGAGTCGCTTAGCTCTATTCCTGAGTTTGACTGA
- the LOC109048593 gene encoding NACHT, LRR and PYD domains-containing protein 12-like isoform X2 — translation MDKAEGLKDREFSPRSRKRSRSVSSESTFLSMKSHKSIVDPPNLKDGRISPESSGRLNTIRSGIRSRSVSTAPSYLTMKSNKSIVDPPNLKDDTVSPGESSNSFITSMLSIRNNWSRDTSNIEKEGDMVLQQSFESEHDGSAVFEKFKSNMQEKFQCLHEGTANQGTLTNLNDIYTKVYITEDGGGEINNEHEIRQIEIFRRARTEDTPVNLNDIFKPLPGQDNPIRTVLTKGVAGIGKTVSVQKFILDWAEGKANQDVHLIFPLPFRELNFMKNQSLSLLGLFNTFFIGAKELEINSDEYKVFIILDGLDECRLSLDFQNSVRLCDVTESASVDVLLTNLIAGNLLPSALIWITSRPAAADLIPSECVHRVTEVRGFSDPLKEEYFRKRIRDQIMAERIISHLKSSRSLYIMCHIPVFCWISATVLEKMLGEAESGEIPKTLTQMYTHFLVLQTKINNEKDYEKKVNDEDMIYKLSKLAFQQLMEGNLIFYEEDLRECAIDVTEASVYSGLCTQIFREEFVLCQRRVYCFVHLTMQEHLAALYVYLSFINNKINVFNITPDQYTTPSVFSNPGIFLSDLLKIAVDKALASASGHLDVFLRFFLGLSLESNQALLKGLLKQPGSSSGCTEKTIKYIKNKIMGNPSPEKSINLFHCLNELGDHSLIKAVQHFLNSGTIRGTRLSPSQWSAVAFVLLTSEELDVFHMSKYARMCSDIDEVLVRLLPVIEASKTAQELNLNGNGLKDEGAMDFFSGLEGPHCKLEVLRLANCKLTDKSCSDMAVALKTKFLSLKELSLNCNNLQDTGLKQLAAGLQNSYCKLEIFKLWNCGFTDEGCIALASALNSNPFHLREVYLDRNKLGDKGINLLSDVLKNPCCKLEVLSMIRCGVTNKGCSALASALTSNPSHLRELDISENKLGDSGVKKLSGGLANPLCKLKTLRLMHCGITQEGCAALRSTCLHFIDLDLSGNKLGDSGVKQLSAGLFCNIEILKLMNCGVTDEGCAALASVMKLNSTDLKELYLDRNELSDSGVKVLSAALEHPHCKLETLKLWDCGITDEGCAALAAALTSNPSHLRNLYLFGNKLGYSAVKLLSALSDDPQNKLENFDLY, via the exons ATGGACAAAGCAGAAGGGTTAAAAGATCGAGAGTTTTCTCCAAG ATCAAGAAAGCGATCAAGATCAGTCTCTTCGGAGTCCACCTTCCTGTCTATGAAAAGCCACAAATCTATTGTTGATCCACCAAATTTAAAAGATGGCAGAATTTCACCTGAAAGCAG TGGCAGACTAAACACCATAAGATCAGGAATAAGATCAAGATCAGTCTCTACAGCACCCAGCTATCTGACTATGAAAAGCAATAAGTCTATTGTTGATCCACCCAACTTAAAAGATGACACAGTATCACCTGGAGAGAGCTCAAACTCTTTTATAACCAGCATGCTGTCCATCAGAAATAACTGGTCTAGAGATACATCTAACATTGAGAAAGAGGGAGACATGGTACTACAACAAAG CTTTGAATCTGAACATGATGGTTCAGCTGTTTTTGAGAAATTCAAATCAAACATGCAAGAAAAATTTCAGTGTTTGCATGAAGGAACAGCAAATCAGGGAACTTTGACAAACCTCAATGACATCTACACAAAAGTCTACATCACAGAGGATGGAGGTGGAGAAATCAATAATGAACATGAGATCAGACAAATTGAAATATTTAGGAGAGCAAGAACAGAAGATACACCAGTCAATCTGAATGACATCTTCAAACCCTTACCGGGACAAGACAACCCCATCAGAACTGTTCTGACTAAAggagtcgctggcattggaaaaacagtctctgtgcagaagttcattctggactgggctgaagggaaagcAAATCAAGACGTCCAcctcatatttccacttcctttcagagagcTCAATTTTATGAAGAATCAAAGTCTCAGTCTCCTGggactttttaatacatttttcataggAGCAAAGGAATTGGAAATAAacagtgatgaatataaagttttcataattttggaTGGTTTGGATgagtgtcgtctgtctctggATTTTCAGAACAGCGTGAGGTTGTGTGATGTGACTGAATCTGCTTCAGTGGACGTGCTGCTAACAAACCTCATTGCagggaatctgcttccctctgctctcatctggatcacctccagaccagcagcagctgatctcattccctctgagtgtgtccatcgagtgacagaggtacgagggTTCAGTGACCCTCtgaaggaggaatacttcagaAAGAGAATCAGAGATCAGATCATGGCCGAGAGaatcatctcacacctgaagtcCTCAAGGAGCctctacatcatgtgccacatcccagtgttctgctggatctcagccactGTTTTAGAGAAGATGTTGGGTGAAGCAGAGAGTGGAGAaattcccaagactctcactcaaatgtacacacacttcctggtCCTTCAGACCAAAATCAACAATGAGAAAGACTATGAGAAGAAAGTGAATGATGAAGATATGATCTACAAACTGAGCAAACTGGCTTTTCAGCAGCTTATGGAAGGAAATCTGATCTTTTATGAAGAAGATTTGAGAGAGTGTGCCATTGATgtgacagaagcatcagtgtactcaggattgtgcactcagatcttcagagaggagtttgTACTGTGTCAGAGAAGAGTCtactgctttgttcatctgactATGCAGGAACATCTTGCAGCCCTGTATGTGTACCTTTCCTTTATCAACAATAAGATAAATGTGTTCAATATCACACCAGATCAATATACCACACCATCTGTGTTCTCAAATCCAGGAATTTTTCTATCTGACCTGCTTAAAATTGCTGTTGATAAAGCCCTGGCCAGTGCAAGTGGGCATCTGGATGTATTCCTTCGTTTTTTTCTGGGCCTCTCATTGGAGTCCAATCAGGCTCTCTTAAAAGGCCTTCTTAAACAACCAGGAAGTAGCTCCGGTTGCACAGAAAAAACTATTAAGTACATCAAAAACAAGATAATGGGGAATCCCTCTCCAGAGAAGTCCATCAAcctgttccactgtctgaatgaactgggtgaCCATTCTCTTATCAAGGCAGTTCAGCATTTTCTTAATTCTGGAACAATAAGAGGAACAAGACTTTCACCCTCGCAGTGGTCAGCTGTTGCCTTTGTGTTGCTGACCTCAGAAGAGCTGGATGTGTTTCACATGAGCAAGTATGCCAGAATGTGCAGTGACATTGATGAAGTTCTTGTGAGGCTGCTGCCTGTAATTGAAGCTTCTAAAACAGCCCA GGAGCTGAACTTAAATGGAAATGGACTTAAGGATGAAGGAGCGATGGACTTCTTTTCTGGTCTAGAGGGTCCACATTGTAAACTGGAGGTACTGAG GCTTGCAAACTGTAAACTGACAGACAAAAGTTGTTCTGATATGGCTGTAGCGCTTAAAACAAAATTCTTGAGCTTGAAAGAGCTCAGCCTGAATTGCAATAACCTGCAGGACACAGGACTAAAGCAGCTTGCTGCTGGATTACAGAATTCATACTGTAAACTGGAGATATTTAA gcTATGGAATTGTGGCTTTACTGATGAAGGTTGTATTGCCCTGGCCTCAGCTTTGAATTCTAACCCTTTCCACCTGAGGGAAGTTTATCTGGATAGAAATAAACTTGGAGACAAAGGAATTAATCTGCTCTCGGATGTGTTGAAGAATCCATGCTGTAAACTGGAGGTACTGAG TATGATCAGATGTGGTGTGACCAATAAAGGTTGCTCTGCTCTGGCATCAGCTTTGACATCAAACCCCTCACACTTAAGAGAACTGGATATATCAGAGAATAAACTtggagactcaggagtgaagaAGCTCTCTGGTGGACTTGCAAATCCTCTCTGCAAACTGAAAACACTGAG ACTGATGCATTGTGGCATCACTCAAGAAGGTTGTGCAGCTCTGAGATCAACCTGTTTACACTTCATAGATCTGGATCTGTCTGGGAATAAACTAGGAGATTCGGGTGTAAAGCAGCTTTCGGCTGGACTTTTCTGTAATATTGAGATACTAAA GCTGATGAATTGTggtgtcacagatgaaggttgtgctgctctggcttcagttatgaaattaaattcaacAGACCTGAAAGAGCTTTATCTTGATAGGAATGAGCTCAGTGATTCAGGAGTGAAGGTACTCTCTGCTGCTCTGGAGCaccctcactgtaaactggagacaTTAAA GCTGTGGGATTGTGGTATTActgatgaaggttgtgctgctctggctgcAGCTCTGACATCAAACCCCTCACATTTGAGAAATCTTTATCTATTTGGGAATAAACTTGGGTACTCTGcggtgaagctgctctctgcccTAAGCGATGACCCACAAAACAAATTAGAGAATTTTGA TTTATACTAG
- the LOC109048593 gene encoding NACHT, LRR and PYD domains-containing protein 12-like isoform X1 has protein sequence MDKAEGLKDREFSPRSRKRSRSVSSESTFLSMKSHKSIVDPPNLKDGRISPESSGRLNTIRSGIRSRSVSTAPSYLTMKSNKSIVDPPNLKDDTVSPGESSNSFITSMLSIRNNWSRDTSNIEKEGDMVLQQSFESEHDGSAVFEKFKSNMQEKFQCLHEGTANQGTLTNLNDIYTKVYITEDGGGEINNEHEIRQIEIFRRARTEDTPVNLNDIFKPLPGQDNPIRTVLTKGVAGIGKTVSVQKFILDWAEGKANQDVHLIFPLPFRELNFMKNQSLSLLGLFNTFFIGAKELEINSDEYKVFIILDGLDECRLSLDFQNSVRLCDVTESASVDVLLTNLIAGNLLPSALIWITSRPAAADLIPSECVHRVTEVRGFSDPLKEEYFRKRIRDQIMAERIISHLKSSRSLYIMCHIPVFCWISATVLEKMLGEAESGEIPKTLTQMYTHFLVLQTKINNEKDYEKKVNDEDMIYKLSKLAFQQLMEGNLIFYEEDLRECAIDVTEASVYSGLCTQIFREEFVLCQRRVYCFVHLTMQEHLAALYVYLSFINNKINVFNITPDQYTTPSVFSNPGIFLSDLLKIAVDKALASASGHLDVFLRFFLGLSLESNQALLKGLLKQPGSSSGCTEKTIKYIKNKIMGNPSPEKSINLFHCLNELGDHSLIKAVQHFLNSGTIRGTRLSPSQWSAVAFVLLTSEELDVFHMSKYARMCSDIDEVLVRLLPVIEASKTAHLHYCILSEKCCKALASAVSSKNSCLRELNLNGNGLKDEGAMDFFSGLEGPHCKLEVLRLANCKLTDKSCSDMAVALKTKFLSLKELSLNCNNLQDTGLKQLAAGLQNSYCKLEIFKLWNCGFTDEGCIALASALNSNPFHLREVYLDRNKLGDKGINLLSDVLKNPCCKLEVLSMIRCGVTNKGCSALASALTSNPSHLRELDISENKLGDSGVKKLSGGLANPLCKLKTLRLMHCGITQEGCAALRSTCLHFIDLDLSGNKLGDSGVKQLSAGLFCNIEILKLMNCGVTDEGCAALASVMKLNSTDLKELYLDRNELSDSGVKVLSAALEHPHCKLETLKLWDCGITDEGCAALAAALTSNPSHLRNLYLFGNKLGYSAVKLLSALSDDPQNKLENFDLY, from the exons ATGGACAAAGCAGAAGGGTTAAAAGATCGAGAGTTTTCTCCAAG ATCAAGAAAGCGATCAAGATCAGTCTCTTCGGAGTCCACCTTCCTGTCTATGAAAAGCCACAAATCTATTGTTGATCCACCAAATTTAAAAGATGGCAGAATTTCACCTGAAAGCAG TGGCAGACTAAACACCATAAGATCAGGAATAAGATCAAGATCAGTCTCTACAGCACCCAGCTATCTGACTATGAAAAGCAATAAGTCTATTGTTGATCCACCCAACTTAAAAGATGACACAGTATCACCTGGAGAGAGCTCAAACTCTTTTATAACCAGCATGCTGTCCATCAGAAATAACTGGTCTAGAGATACATCTAACATTGAGAAAGAGGGAGACATGGTACTACAACAAAG CTTTGAATCTGAACATGATGGTTCAGCTGTTTTTGAGAAATTCAAATCAAACATGCAAGAAAAATTTCAGTGTTTGCATGAAGGAACAGCAAATCAGGGAACTTTGACAAACCTCAATGACATCTACACAAAAGTCTACATCACAGAGGATGGAGGTGGAGAAATCAATAATGAACATGAGATCAGACAAATTGAAATATTTAGGAGAGCAAGAACAGAAGATACACCAGTCAATCTGAATGACATCTTCAAACCCTTACCGGGACAAGACAACCCCATCAGAACTGTTCTGACTAAAggagtcgctggcattggaaaaacagtctctgtgcagaagttcattctggactgggctgaagggaaagcAAATCAAGACGTCCAcctcatatttccacttcctttcagagagcTCAATTTTATGAAGAATCAAAGTCTCAGTCTCCTGggactttttaatacatttttcataggAGCAAAGGAATTGGAAATAAacagtgatgaatataaagttttcataattttggaTGGTTTGGATgagtgtcgtctgtctctggATTTTCAGAACAGCGTGAGGTTGTGTGATGTGACTGAATCTGCTTCAGTGGACGTGCTGCTAACAAACCTCATTGCagggaatctgcttccctctgctctcatctggatcacctccagaccagcagcagctgatctcattccctctgagtgtgtccatcgagtgacagaggtacgagggTTCAGTGACCCTCtgaaggaggaatacttcagaAAGAGAATCAGAGATCAGATCATGGCCGAGAGaatcatctcacacctgaagtcCTCAAGGAGCctctacatcatgtgccacatcccagtgttctgctggatctcagccactGTTTTAGAGAAGATGTTGGGTGAAGCAGAGAGTGGAGAaattcccaagactctcactcaaatgtacacacacttcctggtCCTTCAGACCAAAATCAACAATGAGAAAGACTATGAGAAGAAAGTGAATGATGAAGATATGATCTACAAACTGAGCAAACTGGCTTTTCAGCAGCTTATGGAAGGAAATCTGATCTTTTATGAAGAAGATTTGAGAGAGTGTGCCATTGATgtgacagaagcatcagtgtactcaggattgtgcactcagatcttcagagaggagtttgTACTGTGTCAGAGAAGAGTCtactgctttgttcatctgactATGCAGGAACATCTTGCAGCCCTGTATGTGTACCTTTCCTTTATCAACAATAAGATAAATGTGTTCAATATCACACCAGATCAATATACCACACCATCTGTGTTCTCAAATCCAGGAATTTTTCTATCTGACCTGCTTAAAATTGCTGTTGATAAAGCCCTGGCCAGTGCAAGTGGGCATCTGGATGTATTCCTTCGTTTTTTTCTGGGCCTCTCATTGGAGTCCAATCAGGCTCTCTTAAAAGGCCTTCTTAAACAACCAGGAAGTAGCTCCGGTTGCACAGAAAAAACTATTAAGTACATCAAAAACAAGATAATGGGGAATCCCTCTCCAGAGAAGTCCATCAAcctgttccactgtctgaatgaactgggtgaCCATTCTCTTATCAAGGCAGTTCAGCATTTTCTTAATTCTGGAACAATAAGAGGAACAAGACTTTCACCCTCGCAGTGGTCAGCTGTTGCCTTTGTGTTGCTGACCTCAGAAGAGCTGGATGTGTTTCACATGAGCAAGTATGCCAGAATGTGCAGTGACATTGATGAAGTTCTTGTGAGGCTGCTGCCTGTAATTGAAGCTTCTAAAACAGCCCA TCTTCATTATTGTATACTGTCAGAGAAGTGTTGTAAAGCTTTAGCCTCAGCTGTCAGTTCAAAGAACTCCTGTCTTAGGGAGCTGAACTTAAATGGAAATGGACTTAAGGATGAAGGAGCGATGGACTTCTTTTCTGGTCTAGAGGGTCCACATTGTAAACTGGAGGTACTGAG GCTTGCAAACTGTAAACTGACAGACAAAAGTTGTTCTGATATGGCTGTAGCGCTTAAAACAAAATTCTTGAGCTTGAAAGAGCTCAGCCTGAATTGCAATAACCTGCAGGACACAGGACTAAAGCAGCTTGCTGCTGGATTACAGAATTCATACTGTAAACTGGAGATATTTAA gcTATGGAATTGTGGCTTTACTGATGAAGGTTGTATTGCCCTGGCCTCAGCTTTGAATTCTAACCCTTTCCACCTGAGGGAAGTTTATCTGGATAGAAATAAACTTGGAGACAAAGGAATTAATCTGCTCTCGGATGTGTTGAAGAATCCATGCTGTAAACTGGAGGTACTGAG TATGATCAGATGTGGTGTGACCAATAAAGGTTGCTCTGCTCTGGCATCAGCTTTGACATCAAACCCCTCACACTTAAGAGAACTGGATATATCAGAGAATAAACTtggagactcaggagtgaagaAGCTCTCTGGTGGACTTGCAAATCCTCTCTGCAAACTGAAAACACTGAG ACTGATGCATTGTGGCATCACTCAAGAAGGTTGTGCAGCTCTGAGATCAACCTGTTTACACTTCATAGATCTGGATCTGTCTGGGAATAAACTAGGAGATTCGGGTGTAAAGCAGCTTTCGGCTGGACTTTTCTGTAATATTGAGATACTAAA GCTGATGAATTGTggtgtcacagatgaaggttgtgctgctctggcttcagttatgaaattaaattcaacAGACCTGAAAGAGCTTTATCTTGATAGGAATGAGCTCAGTGATTCAGGAGTGAAGGTACTCTCTGCTGCTCTGGAGCaccctcactgtaaactggagacaTTAAA GCTGTGGGATTGTGGTATTActgatgaaggttgtgctgctctggctgcAGCTCTGACATCAAACCCCTCACATTTGAGAAATCTTTATCTATTTGGGAATAAACTTGGGTACTCTGcggtgaagctgctctctgcccTAAGCGATGACCCACAAAACAAATTAGAGAATTTTGA TTTATACTAG